In Bdellovibrio bacteriovorus, a single window of DNA contains:
- a CDS encoding glycosyltransferase family 4 protein: MAQKLVPGFKMKVLVVSQYFMPETFIINELVEEMEKLGHEVAVLTGKPNYPDGAIFKGYQVSGVQTEKFGKDIDIYRVPLRPRGRGGAKNLALNYLSFAFFASVLGPWILRKRKFDVIFVFAPSPITATIPAIVLKFFKRSTLALWVLDLWPESLVVTKFVKNRIILKAVEVMVRIIYRCCDLILAQSERFIAPIKSLAGGTEVLYYPNSFKRVANREMLALPDEAEKVLRENFCVVFAGNIGKAQSVETIVDAAKYLKDIKDLKLVLVGSGSMLSWVQDMKKEHRLDNLECLGRFDISYIPTIYAKSKVLMLTLNSDEILQYTLPWKTQSYMAAGKPIVGAIDGEGARIILESQCGLVGPAENGKTLAENIRQMHAMAPEKLQAMGTSGFNYFEKNFEMVAQVKRLLGIFSERTK; the protein is encoded by the coding sequence GAGAAGTTGGGTCATGAAGTTGCCGTTCTCACGGGAAAACCTAACTATCCGGATGGCGCCATCTTCAAAGGTTATCAAGTTTCCGGTGTTCAAACTGAAAAGTTCGGGAAAGATATAGATATCTATCGTGTCCCTCTTCGTCCCCGTGGACGCGGAGGAGCGAAAAATCTTGCTCTTAATTATTTGTCCTTTGCTTTCTTTGCGTCGGTTCTTGGTCCCTGGATCCTGAGAAAACGAAAATTCGATGTTATTTTTGTATTCGCGCCATCTCCGATTACGGCAACAATTCCTGCGATTGTGCTTAAGTTTTTTAAAAGGTCTACTCTGGCTTTATGGGTGTTGGATCTGTGGCCTGAAAGCCTCGTCGTCACGAAATTTGTAAAAAACCGCATCATTCTAAAAGCAGTTGAAGTGATGGTTCGGATTATCTACCGATGTTGTGATCTGATCTTGGCGCAGTCAGAGCGTTTTATTGCGCCTATTAAAAGTCTCGCAGGCGGAACTGAAGTCCTTTATTATCCTAATTCATTTAAGAGAGTTGCAAATCGCGAAATGTTGGCGCTTCCGGATGAAGCGGAGAAAGTTCTTCGTGAGAACTTCTGTGTCGTGTTTGCCGGAAACATCGGCAAGGCTCAGTCTGTGGAGACTATTGTCGATGCAGCAAAATATTTAAAAGATATCAAAGATCTCAAACTTGTCCTGGTGGGGAGCGGAAGTATGCTTTCCTGGGTGCAAGATATGAAGAAAGAGCACCGTCTCGATAATCTAGAATGTTTGGGACGTTTCGATATTAGTTACATTCCAACGATCTACGCTAAATCCAAAGTGCTCATGCTGACTCTAAACTCGGACGAAATATTGCAATACACCTTGCCATGGAAAACGCAGTCGTACATGGCCGCAGGAAAGCCCATCGTTGGCGCCATCGACGGTGAAGGTGCGCGGATTATTCTCGAATCTCAATGTGGTCTTGTAGGGCCTGCCGAGAACGGAAAGACGCTGGCAGAGAATATACGTCAAATGCATGCGATGGCTCCGGAGAAGCTACAGGCGATGGGAACTTCTGGATTCAACTATTTTGAAAAAAATTTCGAAATGGTTGCGCAAGTCAAAAGACTCTTAGGGATTTTTTCAGAGAGAACTAAGTAA
- a CDS encoding NAD-dependent epimerase/dehydratase family protein, producing the protein MIKKVLLTGSTGFVGSNFLKRHGNDFDITCLDLRKLPLESTSFAGHDSLVHCAALVHQMQGAPEQEYFKVNYELTKALAEKAKQEGVKHFIFISTAHVYGDSGSLTDHQTRLTEETVCHPHDPYGRSKLAAEEFLLTVQSNDFTVSIIRPPMVYGKGAKGNIVSLAKLIKLCPLLPLDYTKNRRSIVFVGNLCHFIALTVEKKAPGILLPQDAEAVSISTLVKEIAGAMDRKIILFSIPTVLLNLIFKASKKLSLRLFGSLAMDSSISNKKLGYTAKYSTREGLRELVT; encoded by the coding sequence ATGATTAAAAAAGTTCTGCTTACGGGATCCACTGGTTTTGTTGGAAGTAATTTTTTAAAGCGTCATGGGAATGACTTCGACATCACTTGTTTGGATCTTCGCAAACTTCCCTTAGAATCGACGTCCTTTGCAGGACATGACAGTCTGGTTCACTGTGCGGCCTTAGTTCATCAAATGCAAGGCGCTCCCGAGCAAGAGTACTTTAAGGTCAACTATGAATTGACAAAAGCTCTTGCAGAAAAAGCGAAACAAGAAGGCGTAAAACATTTTATCTTTATTAGCACAGCGCACGTTTATGGCGACTCTGGAAGCCTCACAGATCATCAAACAAGGCTTACTGAAGAGACCGTCTGTCACCCGCATGATCCTTATGGGCGAAGCAAATTAGCGGCGGAGGAATTCTTGTTAACGGTGCAATCCAATGACTTCACGGTGTCGATTATTCGTCCTCCGATGGTCTACGGCAAAGGTGCCAAAGGCAATATCGTAAGCTTAGCAAAACTTATTAAACTCTGCCCTCTTCTGCCTTTGGACTATACGAAGAATAGAAGAAGTATCGTTTTCGTCGGGAATCTCTGTCACTTCATCGCTTTGACTGTCGAAAAGAAGGCACCTGGAATCCTTCTACCACAGGATGCTGAGGCCGTTTCGATCAGCACGCTCGTTAAAGAGATCGCGGGAGCCATGGATAGAAAAATCATTCTTTTTTCCATCCCCACGGTTTTATTAAATCTGATTTTCAAGGCCTCAAAAAAACTCTCTTTACGGCTTTTCGGTTCACTTGCTATGGACAGTAGCATAAGCAATAAGAAGTTAGGATACACAGCGAAGTATTCAACAAGAGAAGGACTGAGAGAGCTTGTTACTTAG